The following are from one region of the Candidatus Methylomirabilota bacterium genome:
- a CDS encoding DUF47 family protein, with translation MFKLFPREARFFDLFEQQSQHILRAAGLLHDLVHNFTDARVKLHAIKEVEHQGDQITHEVVRRLNTTFITPLDREDIHALASRLDDVLDYIEAAAERLVVYRIKEPTAASRAMAQVIVEIARATDRAVRCLRGMDPGFHEQAVEVNRLENSADNLLRDSLAELFEQQADPIEVIKWKEIYETMEIVTDRCEDVANVIEGIILKMA, from the coding sequence ATGTTCAAGCTTTTCCCGCGGGAAGCCCGGTTCTTCGATCTCTTCGAACAGCAGTCCCAGCACATCCTGCGCGCGGCGGGGCTCCTGCACGATCTCGTGCACAACTTCACCGACGCCCGGGTCAAGCTCCACGCCATCAAGGAAGTCGAGCACCAGGGCGACCAGATCACGCACGAGGTCGTCCGCCGCCTCAACACCACGTTCATCACGCCGCTGGATCGCGAGGACATCCACGCGCTGGCCAGCCGGCTCGACGACGTGCTGGACTACATCGAGGCCGCGGCCGAGCGGCTGGTGGTGTACCGGATCAAGGAACCGACCGCGGCGTCCCGCGCCATGGCCCAGGTCATCGTGGAGATCGCGCGGGCCACGGACCGGGCCGTCCGCTGCCTGCGGGGCATGGATCCCGGCTTCCACGAGCAAGCAGTCGAGGTCAACCGCCTGGAGAACAGCGCCGACAACCTCTTGCGCGACAGCCTCGCCGAGCTGTTCGAGCAGCAGGCCGATCCCATCGAAGTCATCAAGTGGAAGGAGATCTACGAGACGATGGAGATCGTCACCGACCGCTGCGAGGACGTCGCCAACGTCATCGAGGGCATAATTCTCAAGATGGCTTGA
- a CDS encoding inorganic phosphate transporter, giving the protein MESSLLLVLLLVLAAEFANGWTDAPNSIATVVSTRVLTPLQALVMASVLNIVGAMSGTAVAATIGKGIIDPGAVHLGTVAAAMVAIVLWSTVAWYYGLPTSESHALVAGLSGAALATAGAGALIWDGWQKVLIGLLFSTFLGFAGGLVLTLVIYWTFREARAGSVRRKFGRLQILSSAFMAFSHGSNDGQKFIGAFTLALVLGGMLPRFDVPLWVIFLCAVTMGIGTAIGGWRIVRTMGLKVTKLDPVHGFAAETAAASAIELASRLGIPVSTTHTINTAIMGVGSTRRLSAVRWGVGREIVIAWILTFPVCGFIAWAVAKVFALLR; this is encoded by the coding sequence ATGGAGTCGTCCCTCCTCCTGGTCCTGCTGCTGGTCCTGGCCGCGGAGTTCGCCAATGGCTGGACCGACGCCCCCAATTCCATCGCCACCGTCGTCTCGACCCGTGTGCTCACGCCGCTGCAGGCCCTGGTCATGGCCAGCGTACTCAACATCGTCGGCGCCATGTCGGGCACGGCGGTCGCCGCCACCATCGGCAAGGGGATCATCGACCCCGGCGCCGTCCATCTGGGCACGGTGGCCGCTGCCATGGTGGCCATCGTGCTGTGGAGCACGGTGGCCTGGTACTACGGGCTCCCCACCAGCGAGAGCCACGCCCTGGTGGCCGGGCTCAGCGGCGCCGCGCTGGCCACGGCGGGTGCCGGCGCCCTCATCTGGGACGGCTGGCAGAAAGTCCTCATCGGGCTGCTGTTCTCCACGTTCCTCGGCTTCGCCGGAGGACTGGTCCTCACGCTGGTGATCTACTGGACCTTTCGGGAGGCGCGGGCGGGGTCCGTACGTCGAAAGTTCGGGCGGCTGCAGATCCTGTCCTCGGCCTTCATGGCGTTCAGCCATGGCTCCAACGACGGCCAGAAATTCATCGGCGCCTTCACCCTGGCCCTGGTGCTCGGCGGCATGCTCCCCCGGTTCGATGTTCCCCTGTGGGTGATTTTCCTTTGCGCGGTCACGATGGGCATCGGGACGGCGATCGGCGGCTGGCGGATCGTCAGGACCATGGGACTCAAGGTGACCAAGCTGGATCCGGTGCACGGCTTCGCGGCGGAGACGGCCGCCGCCAGCGCCATCGAGCTGGCCTCGCGGCTGGGGATCCCGGTCAGCACGACGCACACGATCAACACCGCGATCATGGGGGTCGGCTCCACGCGCCGGCTGTCCGCCGTCCGCTGGGGCGTCGGGCGAGAGATCGTGATCGCCTGGATCCTCACCTTTCCGGTGTGCGGCTTCATCGCCTGGGCGGTGGCCAAGGTCTTCGCGCTTCTGCGCTGA